The Niastella koreensis GR20-10 genome includes a window with the following:
- a CDS encoding ComEA family DNA-binding protein → MESNWKDYFSFTKKERTGIYVLLALIGICITLPQFFRSATFSEEVRVEVMQLQKAPPEQALKQQERRPAYNDVYYAPEKEAPVKAILFPFDPNTLDAAGWKKLGINERTTRTIQHYLSKGGQFRRAADLQKMYSLKKEDFDRLMPYIKITAPAPLYPTGKPPVKYVKAPPAIIDINQADTAAFIALPGIGSKLASRIVNFREKLGGFYSVQQVAETFGLPDSTFQLIQPRLQCGTAVLQKLNINTADANTLKQHPYIRWNIANAIVQYRQQHGLFRKPEELQQIVLITPELYQKIAAYIIVE, encoded by the coding sequence ATGGAAAGCAACTGGAAAGATTATTTCTCTTTCACAAAGAAAGAACGCACCGGTATTTATGTACTCCTGGCATTGATCGGCATTTGTATCACCCTCCCACAGTTTTTCAGATCAGCCACTTTTAGTGAAGAGGTACGCGTAGAAGTTATGCAATTGCAAAAGGCGCCGCCTGAACAGGCTTTAAAACAACAGGAAAGGCGGCCGGCTTACAATGATGTCTATTATGCACCGGAGAAGGAGGCGCCGGTAAAAGCAATCTTATTTCCATTTGACCCCAATACGCTGGATGCAGCCGGCTGGAAAAAGCTGGGCATCAATGAACGTACAACACGCACTATACAGCATTATCTGTCCAAAGGCGGACAATTCAGAAGGGCTGCCGACCTGCAGAAAATGTATAGTTTAAAAAAGGAAGATTTCGACCGGTTAATGCCCTATATAAAAATTACAGCGCCCGCGCCATTATATCCGACCGGTAAACCCCCGGTTAAATATGTAAAGGCTCCGCCTGCGATCATCGACATTAACCAGGCCGATACGGCTGCGTTTATTGCCTTACCTGGTATTGGCAGCAAACTGGCCAGCCGTATTGTGAATTTCAGGGAAAAGCTGGGTGGATTTTATTCGGTACAACAGGTAGCGGAAACCTTCGGTCTGCCCGATTCTACCTTTCAATTAATACAACCCCGGCTGCAATGTGGTACCGCTGTTTTACAAAAACTCAACATCAACACGGCCGATGCAAATACCCTGAAACAGCATCCCTACATTCGCTGGAACATTGCAAATGCCATTGTGCAATACCGTCAGCAGCACGGGTTGTTCCGGAAGCCGGAAGAACTGCAACAGATTGTGCTGATAACACCTGAATTATACCAGAAAATAGCGGCCTATATAATAGTGGAGTAG
- a CDS encoding FIST N-terminal domain-containing protein, whose translation MKMQQLQYSDKAWKIYMHAEEFDRMQCQLVLAFGPPSIITDTAVFNYLERSYPEAHIILTSASGEIILPELFLNSVVVTAFQFDKTTIHCAETNISKHATSLEAGHSLMQQLQQSDLQTAYIMADSTVVNGSELLAGFNKLNTQSIPITGGLTGTRCNFSKAFVGLNQAPADGVIVAIGFYGNQLQVNQGSFVGWNEYGPVQTITAFKEI comes from the coding sequence ATGAAAATGCAACAACTCCAGTATTCCGATAAGGCCTGGAAAATATATATGCATGCGGAAGAATTTGACCGAATGCAATGCCAGTTGGTGTTGGCCTTTGGCCCACCTTCTATAATTACCGATACTGCCGTTTTTAATTACCTGGAACGAAGCTATCCCGAGGCCCATATTATTTTAACCTCGGCTTCCGGTGAGATCATTCTTCCTGAACTTTTTCTCAATAGTGTTGTGGTTACCGCCTTTCAATTTGATAAAACCACTATTCATTGTGCCGAAACAAATATCAGCAAACACGCTACCAGTTTAGAAGCGGGGCATAGTCTTATGCAACAATTGCAGCAAAGCGATCTGCAAACTGCTTACATCATGGCCGATAGCACTGTAGTGAATGGCAGCGAACTACTGGCTGGTTTTAATAAACTGAATACGCAGTCCATTCCCATTACCGGTGGTTTAACAGGCACCCGGTGCAATTTCTCGAAAGCGTTTGTAGGATTAAACCAGGCGCCCGCCGATGGCGTTATCGTGGCCATTGGCTTTTATGGTAATCAACTACAGGTAAATCAAGGTTCGTTTGTTGGGTGGAATGAATATGGCCCCGTTCAAACCATTACCGCATTTAAAGAAATTTAA